A stretch of Telopea speciosissima isolate NSW1024214 ecotype Mountain lineage chromosome 11, Tspe_v1, whole genome shotgun sequence DNA encodes these proteins:
- the LOC122644777 gene encoding leucine-rich repeat receptor-like serine/threonine-protein kinase BAM1, with protein sequence MDLSNNMFSGEIPESFAELKNLTLLNLFRNKLHGAIPDFIGDLPELEVLQLWENNFTGSIPQGLGRTGKLQLLDLSSNKLTGILPPDLCSANRLETLILLGNFLFGNIPESSLGLGFEGGTESDGEDGDDSVQAKRLKRSD encoded by the coding sequence ATGGATCTCTCCAACAATATGTTCTCCGGTGAGATTCCAGAATCTTTTGCGGAGCTGAAGAATCTAACGCTGTTGAATTTGTTCAGGAACAAGTTGCACGGCGCGATTCCAGATTTCATTGGTGATTTGCCCGAGTTGGAAGTGTTGCAGCTTTGGGAGAATAATTTTACTGGAAGTATTCCTCAGGGACTTGGAAGGACTGGCAAGCTTCAGCTCCTCGATTTGTCGTCGAACAAGCTGACGGGGATTCTCCCTCCGGATCTCTGTTCTGCAAATCGGCTTGAGACGCTGATCTTATTGGGGAACTTTCTGTTCGGTAACATTCCTGAATCAagtttagggttaggatttgaGGGTGGAACAGAGAGTGatggtgaagatggtgatgattcgGTTCAGGCAAAGAGGTTGAAGAGGAGTGATTGA